The Megalobrama amblycephala isolate DHTTF-2021 linkage group LG13, ASM1881202v1, whole genome shotgun sequence genome contains a region encoding:
- the LOC125243656 gene encoding serine/threonine-protein kinase pim-2-like, with protein sequence MDIEGYPELVPQEIGLVILASNGPRVPQIIQLLDWQEEPERYITVLERPPHCENLIEFLDRHRGTIKEDVASVIIKQATLAAQTCCQRGVLHRDIKLENLLINPDTLDIKIIDFGCGEILTDAGYTSVAEYEINREYHGEPATVWSLGMLMFAMLCGKFPESEDLDELDENTWTSKAQRSATDSGTTSKIPRLDTTAKTPDAYNDVLQAESQSQKPRDCLNGFVCNIHDNQEN encoded by the exons ATGGACATT GAGGGTTATCCTGAACTCGTTCCACAGGAGATCGGTCTGGTAATTCTGGCCAGTAATGGTCCCAGAGTTCCCCAAATCATCCAGCTCCTGGACTGGCAGGAGGAGCCTGAACGATACATTACGGTTCTAGAGCGGCCTCCACACTGTGAGAACTTGATTGAATTTCTAGACCGTCACAGAGGCACCATCAAAGAGGACGTAGCATCAGTTATCATAAAGCAGGCAACACTGGCAGCTCAGACATGCTGCCAACGTGGAGTGCTGCACCGCGACATAAAATTAGAAAACCTGTTAATCAACCCTGACACCCTGGACATCAAAATAATTGACTTTGGGTGTGGCGAAATCCTGACTGATGCAGGATACACGTCCGTTGCTG AATATGAGATAAACAGAGAGTATCACGGAGAACCGGCGACAGTTTGGTCCCTCGGGATGCTCATGTTTGCTATGCTGTGCGGGAAGTTTCCGGAGTCAGAAGACTTGGATGAGCTCGATGAAAACACCTGGACcagtaaagcccaaa GGAGTGCAACTGACAGTGGGACCACCTCTAAAATCCCTAGACTTGACACCACCGCCAAGACGCCAGATGCTTACAACGACGTCCTCCAAGCTGAAAGCCAGTCTCAAAAGCCTAGGGACTGCCTTAATGGCTTTGTCTGCAACATTCATGACAACCAGGAAAACTGA